The following DNA comes from Dehalococcoidia bacterium.
AGCGGACGGACGCGATCCGCGAAGCTGGGCCAATGCTCAAGCTCCTCGCGGAGCTGGGCAATCGTGAGGGGCGTGTTGCCGTTGAGCAGGAAGAGGCGAAAGCACGCTTCAAGGATCGGCAGGTCCGGGCGCAAATAGTCCACGTCATCCGCGCAGAAGCGCTGGATCAGTTCGAGAGAGCGGAAAGGAGCACGCTGCGTTGCGAGCTTCGCCGCGCCGGAGGAAGCCCGCTCGAGCGGAGGCTGCTCCTCTCCGAGGTCCCCAAGGCGCCGGCGGGCAGCGGCGCACAGCCGCTGCTCCACCATCGCCTCGAAGGAACGACCTGAGTTCTCGATACCCGCAACGTCGATCGCAAAGCGAGCGGTGGTTTCCTCAGACTGCTCCACGCGTGTGTTGCCCTCCGTCACGAGTTCGACAGTCCAATCGCGAAAGTCGGGAGCCGGCACCGGACGCAGGGCGCGAGCGGTAAGGGGCCGAGACCGCAGCACCGCCCTCGGTAATGTGCCCCGAATTCTACGGCAGCGCGAGGGGTGCGTCCACCCGAGGGCGTTCTCCGGTCGCCGGCGCGGGCGCGCGCTAGGCAGGTCAGCCTGCTCTTAGCTCTTGGCCGTGGAGCACCCTGCCGCCCTCTTCAGGGCCGACGCAGCCGCGATGCGTCAGACTGGACTTCCGACAGCGATCGCAGCGCGTGCGCGCGGGGCTCCGGCGACGAATTCGCGCCCGCCCTGTGCTAGGCTTAGCGTGATGTTTCTCGACCTCCACTGCCATTCCATCGTCTCCGACGACGCCCGCGCCACGGTCGAGCAATACGCGAAGTGGATCGCCGCCCTGCGGCGCAAAGGCTACCGCGTTGACGGCATTGTGCTGACGGAGCACCGCACGTTCGACCGCGTCAGCGATTATCGTGCCCTCGAGGATGCGTACGATCTCGCGATCTTCAAGGCGAGCGAACTGGATACGGACGCGGGCCACTTTTTGGTCTACGGGGTTAATGACGCCTTGCTCCGGCGGTTCGACTTTGCCGACGTCCGGATCAACGCAGTTGAGCTCGTTCGCTGCTGCGAAGCCGAGGGCGCAATCGCAGTGCCGGCCCATCCCGGACGCGAGCGCGTCAGTTTTATCGACCTCGCCGGCAACCGCGATTTCTCGCTCGTCCGCGTAGTGGAGGTCCTGAATGGGGGAAGTCGCCCTTGGGAGAACGAGCGTGCCCAGCGGCTGGCCGCTGAGCGAGGATATGTGGGGATTGCGGGGAGCGACGCCCATTTCGTCAACGCAATCGCGCGCCAGCTGACGCGCTTCTTCGTTCCCGTCCGCAGCATGGACGAGCTCGTCGCCGCGCTCCGGAGCGGGGCGGTCGCCCCTGCAACGCTGGCAGACACGCAACTGGGAGTGGAATGACCGCCATCGAATTCGACCGAACGCTGCTCGACCGGCCGATCCCCGTCGGCACGTTCACGTGGGATGCGCAGAAAATCGAGGAGTATCTTGCGGCAACAGGGGAGGGGGCTCCTCCGGAGGACGAGTTCGGTCCGTACGCACCCCCGTTGATGGGCATGGCGTTCGTTGGCGAACCGCCGCCGCTTGATCTGCAGTGGGGGAGACGCACCTTTCTGGCCGGACAAGTGTTCTGGCCGCTGGTTCCCATCCGTCCCGGCGACATGATCACAACGACGACCTTTCTGCGCGACGTCTACGAGAAAACAGGCCGAACAGGCCATCTTGTCTTCGTGGTCTGGGAGACCGAGCTGACCAATCAGCGCGGCGAGGTCGTCGCCCGCTGCCGCCGGACACTGGTGCACCAAGAGTGACGCCCCGCTCATTTCGGGACCTCGCCATCGGCGACGAGCTTGGCCCCGCCCGCGACCAAGTCGACCAAGCGCGCGTTCGTCGCTTCCTGAGCGTCCGCGGAAGCGGGCGCCACGATGGACGCTTCACCAGCCTTGAGGAGGCGAAAGCGCTCGGACTGCCGCGCCTGCTCGTGCCGGGTCCCTTGCTCGCCGGTCTTCTCGATCGCACACTGCGCCAGTGGCTGCCGACGGCACGGCTGACGAAGCTCGACCTCGTCTTCCGCCGTAATGTCTGGCAAGACTCGCCTTTTGAAATGCAGGCTATCGTCGTCGACATACTAGAGGACGAGGGAGAACCGGCGGTCACTCTCGACCTCACTGTTGTTGACGAGTCGGGCGACCACTGTGTGACCGGCACCGCTACCCTCGTCTTTCCTAGGGAGGCCTAATGCGGGTGCGCGTTCCTCTCGAACAGTCGCTTCGCCTCCTTGCGCCGGGGCCCGTCACCCTCGCCAGCGCCATCCACAAAGAGCGGTTTACCGTCACCCCAATCGGGTGGACCTCCCCGCTCAGCAGCCGGCCGCCATTGGTCGGGATCGTCGTTCGGCCGGATCGCTTCCTTCACGAACTGATCACGGCGAGCGGAGAATTTGGCTTGTCGATCGTGACGAAAGAGGAGGCGGACAAGGTGTTCCAAGCCGGGCTCATCTCCGGCCGAACTCATGAGGACAAATTTACGTTCACCGGCCTGCGCCCTGTCGCCGGCCGCCGTATCGCCGCTCCCCTCGTCGACCAAGCGATCGGCCATCTCGAGTGCGCCGTCCTGCGCGCTATCGAGACGGGCGACCACACGTTGTTCGTCGGCGAGGTGCTGGTCGCGGAGGCGGATGAGGCAGCCTTCGACGGCTTCTGGTGCGCTTCCGACCGGCATCCGCTGCACTATCTGGGCGGGACCCACTTTGCCCCGCTCGGCGACCGGTTCGACGCCTCATGATCGTCGGTGCGGCAATCGTGCGGCTTCGCCTCCCGGCAGCGCGCTCGCTGAAGGAGAAGCGGCAGGTGGTCAAATCGGTCGTCGACCGGGTCAAAGGCCGGTTCAATGTCTCCGCCGCGGAAGTGGGAGAGCAGGAAGCGTGGCAGCTCGCCGAAATCGGGATCGCCTGCGCCGCCAGCCACCAGGGCCACGCGGAGGACATCCTGCGCACCGTCGTCGGCTATATCGAAGAGAGCCGGCTGGATGTCGAGGTGCTGGACGTCGTGAGCGACGTCCTCACGATTGAGTGATGACCCCGGCTGAGTTCATCGAGCGACTTCGGCGCGACCCCGCGTTCTCCCGCCAGATCGTCCATGTCGCCGTCCTTCCCCCGCGCCCCGCGCGCTACGAGGCGCTCGAGCGGCCATTGCCTCCTTCGCTCGCTTCTCGGCTGCGTCAGCGAGGGATTGAGCGGTTCTGGTCCCACCAGGCGGAGGCGATCAACGCCGCACGGCGCGGCGAGCACGTTGTCATCGCGACAAGCACTGCCAGCGGCAAGAGCTTGTGCTACCACCTCCCCACGCTCGAGGCGCTCGAGGCCGACCAGTCAGCGCGAGCGCTCTACCTCTTCCCCACCAAAGCGCTCGCTCAGGATCAGCTCCGCTCACTGGCGACCCTCGCCCCAACGGTCGAGGCGCGGACCTTTGACGGCGACACTCCACCTGCTGAACGGCAGGCAGCGCGCGCTCGGGCCCAGATCCTTCTTACGAACCCCGACATGCTTCAGGTCGGCATCCTGCCGCGTCATCACGCCTGGAGCGCGTGGCTGCGCCGCCTCCGGTTTGTTGTCATCGACGAGGCGCATGTGTACCGCGGCGTGTTCGGCAGCCACGTCGCGAACGTTCTGCGGCGGCTGCGCCGGCTTTGCGCCTTCTACGGCAGCGCTCCGCTGTTCATCGCCACAAGCGCCACCATCGGGAATCCGGGCGAGCACTTCCGGCGATTGGTGGGGGAGACGGCTACCGTCGTAACGGAAGACGGCTCCCCCCACGGCTCGAAGTATTTTCTGTTCTGGAATCCTGCTCTTCTCGATGGCGCTGCCTCGGCTCGCCGCAGCGCCAACACCGACGCCGCCGCCTTGCTGGTGGCGCTCGTTCGCGCCAAGCTGCGCACGATTGTCTTCACCAAGACGCGCAAGCTTGCGGAACTGATCGCGCGCTATGCCCGCGATCGGCTTGAGGAGGAGCTGCGGGATCGCGTCGCCTCCTACCGGGCCGGCTATCTCCCAGCTGTGCGGCGCGAGATCGAAGGTCGGCTGTTCAGAGGAGAGCTCCTCGGCGTGATTGCCACCAATGCGCTCGAACTCGGGATCGATATCGGCGACCTTGCGGTGACCGTCCTCACGGGCTATCCCGGCTCGATTGCAAGCGTGTGGCAGCAGGCAGGACGTTCAGGACGAGGACGCGAAGAGTCGCTCGCCATCTTGATTGCGCTGGACAATCCGCTCGACCAGTATTTGGTGCGTCACCCCGAGTTGATCTTCGGCACCCCCCTTGAGCACGCCCGCATCAATCCCGCTAATCCGAAGATCCTGTATCAGCACGTGCTGGCAGCGGCCTATGAGCGTCCGATCGACCTGGACGACCTCACGTATTTCGGCGAAGAACTGCTCGGCGCGGTTCACGACCTTGCCGAAAGCGGCCTACTGCAGCGGCGCAACGACCGCTGGCATCTCACGCCAAGAGCGGAGTACCCTGCGGGGGAGATTGACATCCGTTCCGCCAGCGGCCGGCCGGTCGCACTGGTGGCGTCGGGGCGGACAATTGAGACGATCGAAGCCGAGACTGCGGCCTACCACGTCCATCCCGGCGCCGTCTATCTCCATCAGGGGGAGACCTACCTCGTTGAGGATCTCGACCTGACTGCCCGCGTGGCGCGTGCTCGTCCGGCGGATGTCCCCTACTACACTGCTGCGGACGAGCAGACCGAACTGACCATCCGCGCCACGATCGACGAGCGGGCAGCCGGAAGAACGGTCGCTGCGCTTGGGCAGGTCGACGTGCGCACGCGCGTTATCGGCTATACGCGGCGGCGGGTGTTCAGCGAAGAGATCTTAAGCCGGGAGCGCCTCGATCTCCCCCCCTACACCTTCGAGACCGTGGCAGTGTGGTGGACGGTGCCGGAGGCGGCGCGTCGGGAAGTCGAGCGGGCCGGCCGCGATTTCGCCGGCGGCCTGCACGCGGCCGAGCACGCCTGCATCGGGCTGCTTCCGCTCTTCGCGCTCTGCGACCGCCGCGACCTCGGCGGCATCTCTACTCCCTGCCACCCTGACACCGGACAGCCGACGATCGTCATCTACGATGGACATGCGGGCGGGGTCGGCATCGCCGAGCGCGGCTATCACGAACTGGAAGCGCTCTGGTCGGCCGCAGCCCAGCTGCTGCGCGACTGTCCCTGTGAAGACGGCTGCCCAAGCTGCATCCAGAGCCCAAAGTGCGGCAACAACAACGACCTGCTCGACAAGGCTGCCGCTCGGATTCTCCTCGAATGGCTGAGTTTCTGCGGATCGTGAGCTATAACACGGCGAAGGGCGATGGCGCCTACCGTCGCCGCCTTGCGGGCATGGCTCGGGCGCTCGACCTGCTCTCGCCGGATCTTGTCCTGCTCCAGGAAGCGCTCCTGACTGCGGACGGCCGGTTCGACACCGCGCGCGATCTCGGGGCGGCCCTCGGGGCCACGCATGTCGCCCTCGCTGTGCGGCACAAGCAGCGCATTGTCGAAGGGGAGAGCGTGAGCAGCTGGTCGTCTCCGGCGCTGCTGTCGCGCTGGCCCATTCTGGAATTCCGACCGTTCCCCCTCCCATCGGACCCCGCCGATGGAGAGCGGGTGGCGCTTGGGGCGCTCGTCGCCACCCCGCTCGGACAGGTTCGCCTCCTCAACGCGCATCTCACCCACCTTCCATTGCCTAACCTCCGGGCACGCCAAGTAGCTGCGCTCCTCGCAAGCCCTTGGCTCGCCGAGCCGGCAGACCTCCGGCTCCTCGGCGGCGATCTCAACGCCGAAGCAGACGCGCCCGAGCTCACGCTGCTGTTCAACGGAAGCGCAGGGTGGGAGGCGGTCGACGCGCTCGCGGCGAAGGGGGTTGCTGGGGGAACCCTGATCGACATGGCCACGGGGGAGCGGCGCGCCGCGCGCCGGATCGACCATCTCATCCTCCTGCGCGCTCCTGAGGATCCGCACATCACCGTGATTGGTGCGCAGCTTGTGCTCGGCGACGCGCAAGCGGGAGGCGCCTTGAGCGACCACCTTGGAGTGCTGGCCGACGTGGCCGTCGCGCGCCGGAGCCGCGAGGAGGCTTTGATATAATCGGCTCAAGAGATGCTCCAGCGCCCCTTCCTGCGTCCGCCGCGAAAACGGCGGAGGAAGGGCCCGAAGTACTGCCGTTCGCTGCTGAACGGCTCTCAGGCAGGACGTCGGTGCCGAAGCCACTCAATGAGGAGAGCGGGCTGACTCGCAGTGACCGGGAGCTGCTCCGCCAGATCGAGGCCGCACTTCCGCTGCTGTCCGACTTGAGTCGGGCAGACCTTCTCCTCTACCTCCCAACTGGTCATCCCGGCACTGCTGTCGTGTCGGCGCAGGCACGCCCCGCGCCGGTCGCTCCTGTCTTCGACGAAGGGCTTGTGGGCACTGTCGTCGAGAAGAAGAGTGAGCCGGCGGTCTTCCAAGTGCTGACGCGCGGGCGCTCGGCACGGGTGTTCAACAGCCGCGGGCCGAGCGGCGCCCCAACTGTTCAAGAAGTCGTGCCGGTGCGGTCAGGGAACCGGCTGATCGGCGCCCTCAGCATCGAGTCGAACTTGCTCGAATACGAGCGCATGCGGAAAAAAAGCCCGGTCTTCCGCAAAGCGCTCGAGCGTATTCAAGAGATGGCGCTGCATGGGCGTTTAGCGAGCGCGGCATCGCTCTCGCGGCTCGGCGAGCACGATGGGCTGCTTGTCGTCGACCAAAAGGGGATCATCCAGTACATCAGCGGGATCGCCGAGAACCTCTACCGCAAACTCGGCCATACCGGCAGCCTGCTTTCGATTCCCCTTCAAGACCTCGATGGTCCCGAAACGCTTGCTGACGCGGCGATGGCCCAAGGACGCTGCCTGGAGCGGGAAGCGTCAATCGACGGACTTGTCTGGATCCGAAAAGCGATCCCGATCGTCTGCGACGCCGCGGCTTGGCGGTCTGGGCAGCCAGAACGCCTGGCGGGTGCCCTCGTCGTGATCCAAGACATTACCGACGAGCGCACGCGGGAGCTCGCGCTGCGGGTCAAGACCGCCATGATCAAAGAGATCCACCACCGGGTGAAGAACAATCTTCAGACCATTGCGGCGCTGCTTCGTCTCCAAGCGCGCCGAACCGATAACCCTGATGTCACGCGGCTGCTGCAGGACAGCGTCAACCGAATCTTGTCTGTGGCAGTGGTCCACGAGTTCTTATCACACGATGAGGACGCGATCATCAACATCCGCGAGGTCTGCGCCCGGATCGTCAGTGAAGTGACGCAAGGCATTCTCGACCCTGACAAGCGGATCCGCATCGTCCTCGAGGGCGAGAATGTCTATCTTCCCGCGCAGCAGGCGACCTCGATCGCGCTGGTGGTGAACGAGCTCCTGCAAAACGCGGTCAAGCATGGCTACGTTGGACGAGAGGAGGGGGTCATTACCGTCCGGCTTGCGGAGTCGGCGACCCAGATTACTATTGAGATTGCCGACGATGGGGCAGGACTGCCGCCGGAGATGTCAGTCGAGCGGGATGGGAACCTCGGCATGCAGATCGTGCGGACGCTTGTCCGCGAAGACCTTCGCGGCGAATTCCACTTGACAAGCCACAACGGGACGACCGCTCGGGTCGTCTTGCCGCGCCTCGGCAGCCGTCAGCGGATGGTCCAAACGGCGTGAGGCGCTGGCGAGAGGGGTAGACAATGACGGCAACACGGGTCGTCATCGCTGACGACGAGTCGATCATTCGGATGGATCTCCGCGAAATGCTGACCTCCATGGGCTATCAGGTGGTCGGTGAAGCGGGCGATGGGCAGACCGCGATCAACCTAGCGCGGCAAACTCGGCCGGACGTCGTCATCATGGACATTCGGATGCCTGACCTCGACGGGATCGAGGCGGCGCGCATACTCACCCGAGAGAAGATTGCGCCGGTCCTCCTGCTGACCGCCTACAGCCAGCAGGAATTGCTTGATGGGGCGAAAGATGCGGGCGTCGTCGGCTATCTTGTTAAGCCGTTTCGCGAGCCGGACCTGAAGCCCGCAATCGAAATCGCGCTTCAGCGCTATCGGGAATTCCGCGCGCTCGAAAATGAGGTAAGCACCCTGACCGAGCAATTGGAAACGCGCAAGCTCGTCGACCGCGCCAAAGGCATCTTGATGGACCGCCATGGGCTGAAAGAAGCCGAAGCCTACAGCCGCATGCAGAAGCTGGCAATGAATACACGCAAATCGATGCGCCAGATTGCCGAGGCTATCCTGCTGAACGACGAACTGCAGCGTCCCAGCTAGCAAGCGGTTAGGGATGGCGCTGCGCGAGAGCAGCGCGACGGCTCGCCTCGCCCACCATGGGAAAGTGAGCGCGACGTCCCTTACGATACGGCGCAGCCACCTCGGGGTGGCCACTCTCGTGCAGAGAGGAGAGCGCGTGCGGCTTTCGGTGCTGATGCCGGTCTATAATGAAGAGCTCACGCTCGAGAAGGCCCTGCGCCGCCTTGCCGCGCTCCCCCTCGAACTCGAGATCATCGTGGTCGACGACTGCTCAACCGACGCCACGTGGGAGATCCTGCAGGCGATTGAGCTGCCGGGCCTGGTCCGTCTCCGGCATCCGGTCAATCGCGGCAAAGGGGCCGCCGTGCGGACTGCCCTTGCCGCCGCCACGGGTGACTGGGTCATTATCCAAGATGCAGACCTCGAGTACGACCCGGGCGATTTCCCCAAGCTGCTTCGCCCAGCGCTCGCCGGAGACGCGACCGTCGTCTATGGCGCGCGCAACCTCGCCAGCCAGAAACCGCTCCTCCGGTTCGGCAATCAGTTTCTGACGTGGCTGACCAACCTCCTCTATGGCTCTCGCCTGAGCGATATGGAAACCTGCTACAAGCTGATGCCTCGGACGCTCGCGCTCGAACTGAATCTCGAATGCGAGCGGTTCGATCTTGAGCCGGAGATCACGGCGAAGGTGCTTCGTCGCGGCCTCCGCATTGTCGAAGTGCCGATATCGTATGTGCCCCGCGCCGACAAAAAACTGTCGCCCTGGCGAGACGGCCTGCCGGCAGTCGTGGCGCTCCTGAAGTACCGCTTCAGCAGGGCTAGGAGCGACCGCTGAAGCTCCCGCTGCCGTTCCGCCCTGCCGCCACGAACGGGTCGGCAGCACCGCCCCCGCCCGCCCGTCCCACGCTGCCGACAGGGAACAGAGGAGCGGGGCTGCAGGGGTGGAGATGGCGGGAGATCGTTCCGGTTCTTCGCGCCGTCATGCTGGAGGCTGCCGTCGGCGTCGTGCTGGTCGCCGCTGCCATCGCCGGCTTCTGGCAAATCGTCCTGACCGACCGGGTCCTCGGCAGCTACGACCTCCTCACGTACTTCTATCCTTACCGGGAAGCGGTCAACGCTGCCTTGCGCGCAGGGCGGCTCCCCCTTTGGAACCCCGACATCTTCCTCGGCGTCCCGCTCCTCGCGAACATCCAAACGGCGGTCTTTTACCCGCCAACTTGGCTGACGATCGCGCTCCCGGCACCGCGCGCGATCACGGTTCACACCGTGCTTCATATTGCTCTCGCCGGTA
Coding sequences within:
- a CDS encoding response regulator: MTATRVVIADDESIIRMDLREMLTSMGYQVVGEAGDGQTAINLARQTRPDVVIMDIRMPDLDGIEAARILTREKIAPVLLLTAYSQQELLDGAKDAGVVGYLVKPFREPDLKPAIEIALQRYREFRALENEVSTLTEQLETRKLVDRAKGILMDRHGLKEAEAYSRMQKLAMNTRKSMRQIAEAILLNDELQRPS
- a CDS encoding flavin reductase family protein produces the protein MRVRVPLEQSLRLLAPGPVTLASAIHKERFTVTPIGWTSPLSSRPPLVGIVVRPDRFLHELITASGEFGLSIVTKEEADKVFQAGLISGRTHEDKFTFTGLRPVAGRRIAAPLVDQAIGHLECAVLRAIETGDHTLFVGEVLVAEADEAAFDGFWCASDRHPLHYLGGTHFAPLGDRFDAS
- a CDS encoding glycosyltransferase family 2 protein translates to MRLSVLMPVYNEELTLEKALRRLAALPLELEIIVVDDCSTDATWEILQAIELPGLVRLRHPVNRGKGAAVRTALAAATGDWVIIQDADLEYDPGDFPKLLRPALAGDATVVYGARNLASQKPLLRFGNQFLTWLTNLLYGSRLSDMETCYKLMPRTLALELNLECERFDLEPEITAKVLRRGLRIVEVPISYVPRADKKLSPWRDGLPAVVALLKYRFSRARSDR
- a CDS encoding MaoC family dehydratase N-terminal domain-containing protein, whose protein sequence is MTAIEFDRTLLDRPIPVGTFTWDAQKIEEYLAATGEGAPPEDEFGPYAPPLMGMAFVGEPPPLDLQWGRRTFLAGQVFWPLVPIRPGDMITTTTFLRDVYEKTGRTGHLVFVVWETELTNQRGEVVARCRRTLVHQE
- a CDS encoding DUF503 domain-containing protein; its protein translation is MIVGAAIVRLRLPAARSLKEKRQVVKSVVDRVKGRFNVSAAEVGEQEAWQLAEIGIACAASHQGHAEDILRTVVGYIEESRLDVEVLDVVSDVLTIE
- a CDS encoding PHP domain-containing protein, whose protein sequence is MFLDLHCHSIVSDDARATVEQYAKWIAALRRKGYRVDGIVLTEHRTFDRVSDYRALEDAYDLAIFKASELDTDAGHFLVYGVNDALLRRFDFADVRINAVELVRCCEAEGAIAVPAHPGRERVSFIDLAGNRDFSLVRVVEVLNGGSRPWENERAQRLAAERGYVGIAGSDAHFVNAIARQLTRFFVPVRSMDELVAALRSGAVAPATLADTQLGVE
- a CDS encoding sensor histidine kinase, producing MPKPLNEESGLTRSDRELLRQIEAALPLLSDLSRADLLLYLPTGHPGTAVVSAQARPAPVAPVFDEGLVGTVVEKKSEPAVFQVLTRGRSARVFNSRGPSGAPTVQEVVPVRSGNRLIGALSIESNLLEYERMRKKSPVFRKALERIQEMALHGRLASAASLSRLGEHDGLLVVDQKGIIQYISGIAENLYRKLGHTGSLLSIPLQDLDGPETLADAAMAQGRCLEREASIDGLVWIRKAIPIVCDAAAWRSGQPERLAGALVVIQDITDERTRELALRVKTAMIKEIHHRVKNNLQTIAALLRLQARRTDNPDVTRLLQDSVNRILSVAVVHEFLSHDEDAIINIREVCARIVSEVTQGILDPDKRIRIVLEGENVYLPAQQATSIALVVNELLQNAVKHGYVGREEGVITVRLAESATQITIEIADDGAGLPPEMSVERDGNLGMQIVRTLVREDLRGEFHLTSHNGTTARVVLPRLGSRQRMVQTA
- a CDS encoding DEAD/DEAH box helicase — protein: MTPAEFIERLRRDPAFSRQIVHVAVLPPRPARYEALERPLPPSLASRLRQRGIERFWSHQAEAINAARRGEHVVIATSTASGKSLCYHLPTLEALEADQSARALYLFPTKALAQDQLRSLATLAPTVEARTFDGDTPPAERQAARARAQILLTNPDMLQVGILPRHHAWSAWLRRLRFVVIDEAHVYRGVFGSHVANVLRRLRRLCAFYGSAPLFIATSATIGNPGEHFRRLVGETATVVTEDGSPHGSKYFLFWNPALLDGAASARRSANTDAAALLVALVRAKLRTIVFTKTRKLAELIARYARDRLEEELRDRVASYRAGYLPAVRREIEGRLFRGELLGVIATNALELGIDIGDLAVTVLTGYPGSIASVWQQAGRSGRGREESLAILIALDNPLDQYLVRHPELIFGTPLEHARINPANPKILYQHVLAAAYERPIDLDDLTYFGEELLGAVHDLAESGLLQRRNDRWHLTPRAEYPAGEIDIRSASGRPVALVASGRTIETIEAETAAYHVHPGAVYLHQGETYLVEDLDLTARVARARPADVPYYTAADEQTELTIRATIDERAAGRTVAALGQVDVRTRVIGYTRRRVFSEEILSRERLDLPPYTFETVAVWWTVPEAARREVERAGRDFAGGLHAAEHACIGLLPLFALCDRRDLGGISTPCHPDTGQPTIVIYDGHAGGVGIAERGYHELEALWSAAAQLLRDCPCEDGCPSCIQSPKCGNNNDLLDKAAARILLEWLSFCGS